From a region of the Pseudomonadaceae bacterium SI-3 genome:
- the holB gene encoding DNA polymerase III subunit delta' translates to MADGILPWQVDLWQLLAGRQQHAHAYLLHGPAGIGKRALAEQLMALLLCQRPAAHRACGSCKGCLLLAAHTHPDHYILEPEEVDKAIRVDQVRQLVGFVTQTAQLGGRKVVLLEPAEAMNLNAANALLKSLEEPAGDTVLLLISHQPSRLLPTIKSRCVQQSCPLPGRQQSLDWLAVQLPDVAPAQREELLALSANSPLAALKLQGAGVLDMRVQIVDGVKKLLKRQQSPSQLAEAWNSHSLILLFDWFCEWAHLILRFQMTGDEEGLGAADMHKVIQYLAEKSSPDRLLVLQDWLLAHRQKVLGKANLNRVLLLEALLVQWASLPGPS, encoded by the coding sequence TTGGCTGACGGCATTCTTCCATGGCAGGTTGATCTTTGGCAGTTGCTGGCCGGTCGTCAACAGCATGCTCATGCGTATTTGCTGCACGGTCCGGCGGGCATCGGCAAGCGCGCATTAGCCGAACAGTTGATGGCGCTGTTGCTCTGTCAGCGACCGGCGGCGCACCGCGCTTGCGGCAGCTGCAAAGGCTGTCTGTTACTCGCCGCTCATACTCATCCAGACCATTACATTCTGGAACCCGAGGAGGTCGACAAGGCCATCCGGGTCGACCAGGTTCGGCAGCTCGTCGGGTTCGTCACTCAGACCGCACAATTGGGTGGGCGCAAAGTCGTGCTGCTCGAGCCGGCTGAGGCGATGAATCTGAACGCTGCCAACGCGTTGCTCAAGAGTCTCGAGGAGCCTGCAGGCGATACCGTTCTGTTGCTTATCAGTCATCAGCCCAGCCGGCTGCTACCGACGATCAAGAGTCGCTGCGTGCAACAAAGCTGTCCCTTGCCTGGGCGCCAGCAGAGCCTTGATTGGCTGGCGGTCCAACTTCCCGATGTGGCGCCCGCGCAGCGTGAGGAGCTGCTTGCATTGTCTGCCAATTCGCCATTGGCCGCGCTCAAGCTGCAGGGTGCGGGCGTACTCGACATGCGGGTGCAGATAGTCGACGGGGTAAAGAAACTGCTCAAACGGCAGCAATCTCCCAGTCAGCTGGCTGAGGCCTGGAATTCACATTCGCTGATCCTGTTGTTTGATTGGTTTTGCGAATGGGCGCATCTGATATTGCGCTTTCAAATGACTGGCGATGAAGAAGGGCTTGGCGCAGCCGATATGCATAAGGTGATTCAATACCTGGCTGAGAAGTCGTCACCCGACCGGCTGCTGGTGCTGCAGGATTGGTTGCTTGCCCATCGACAGAAGGTCCTGGGCAAAGCCAATCTTAATCGTGTGTTGCTTCTCGAAGCGCTTCTGGTGCAGTGGGCAAGCTTGCCCGGGCCAAGCTAG
- a CDS encoding pilus assembly protein PilZ has translation MSLPANLGPRNGILSLTIKDKSVLYAAYMPFIKHGGLFIPTNKSYKLGDEVFMLLSLMDEPEKIPVAGKVVWITPKGAQGNRAAGVGVQFNEGDSTARNKIETYLAGAMKSDRPTHTM, from the coding sequence ATGAGCCTGCCTGCAAACCTTGGTCCGCGTAACGGCATTCTGTCTCTGACCATCAAGGACAAGTCAGTGCTCTATGCGGCGTACATGCCGTTCATCAAGCATGGCGGATTGTTCATCCCAACTAACAAGAGTTACAAGCTTGGCGACGAGGTGTTCATGCTGCTGAGCCTGATGGACGAGCCGGAAAAGATCCCTGTCGCGGGTAAGGTCGTGTGGATCACGCCCAAGGGCGCCCAAGGCAACCGGGCCGCAGGCGTTGGCGTGCAGTTCAATGAGGGTGACTCGACTGCTCGCAACAAGATTGAAACCTACCTCGCCGGCGCGATGAAATCAGACCGCCCAACGCACACCATGTAG
- a CDS encoding hydrolase TatD, producing the protein MLIDSHCHLDRLDLTLHDNSLDAALHAARQRGVGHFLCIGVSAENTAAVKALAQRYDDVDCSVGVHPLDLEPGAEPAMDWLLQELDAPGVVAIGETGLDYHYEPEAAELQQQSFRLHLDAARISGKPVIVHTRAARADTLALLREASLPQAGVLHCFTEDWDMAKSALDLGFYISLSGIVTFRNADALRDVARRVPADRLLVETDSPYLAPIPYRGKPNLPQYVREVAEYLADLRGVGFEMLASQTTDNFKRLFPLARVKN; encoded by the coding sequence ATGCTGATCGACTCGCATTGCCACCTCGATCGTCTCGACCTTACCTTGCACGACAACTCCCTCGATGCAGCTCTGCATGCTGCGCGTCAGCGTGGTGTTGGGCATTTCCTTTGTATCGGCGTCAGCGCCGAAAATACTGCTGCGGTCAAAGCGCTTGCGCAGCGCTATGACGACGTCGATTGTTCGGTGGGGGTGCACCCGCTGGACCTCGAGCCCGGTGCCGAGCCTGCCATGGACTGGTTGCTGCAGGAACTGGACGCGCCCGGTGTCGTGGCGATCGGCGAAACAGGGCTTGACTACCACTACGAGCCTGAAGCCGCCGAGTTGCAGCAGCAATCCTTCCGTCTGCATCTCGATGCCGCACGGATCAGCGGTAAACCAGTCATCGTCCACACTCGTGCGGCTCGTGCCGACACGCTGGCGCTGCTCCGCGAAGCTTCGTTGCCGCAGGCCGGCGTACTGCATTGCTTCACCGAAGACTGGGACATGGCCAAGTCTGCCTTGGATCTCGGGTTCTATATTTCGCTATCCGGCATCGTGACATTTCGCAACGCCGATGCCTTGCGAGATGTCGCTCGCCGTGTTCCTGCGGATCGCCTGCTAGTGGAGACGGATTCGCCTTACCTGGCCCCGATCCCCTACCGCGGCAAACCGAACCTGCCGCAGTATGTGCGCGAGGTCGCCGAGTATCTCGCTGATCTGCGCGGGGTCGGTTTCGAGATGCTGGCGTCGCAGACTACGGACAACTTCAAGCGGCTGTTTCCCTTGGCGCGCGTCAAGAACTGA
- a CDS encoding aromatic amino acid transporter AroP — translation MSSDTLHTGPLQRGLKNRHIQLIALGGAIGTGLFLGSAGVLRSAGPSMILGYAIGGMIAFLIMRQLGEMIVEEPVAGSFSHFAHKYWAPYAGFLSGWNYWVLYVLVGMAELTAVGKYVQFWWPEVPTWATAAVFFVLINLINLVNVKTFGETEFWFAIVKVGAIVGMIALGLYLLLSGAGGEQASFSNLWSHGGFFPNGISGMVMALAIIMFSFGGLELVGITAAEASDPKTVIPKAINQVVYRILIFYIGALSVLLALYPWDSLLETLGSAGDPYSGSPFVQIFSLIGSDTAAHILNFVVLTAALSVYNSGVYCNSRMLYGLAEQGDAPKVLMTVNRRGVPVLAIAVSALVTMLCVLVNYLLPQTALELLMSLVVAALLINWAMISLAHLKFRKAMKAQGIEPSFKAFWYPLSNYICLAFVALIAAIMLSMPGLRTSIIAIPFWALFIWLCFRLRLSSRRAAHG, via the coding sequence ATGTCCAGCGATACGCTGCACACCGGGCCGCTTCAACGCGGCCTGAAAAACCGGCACATTCAGCTGATCGCGCTCGGTGGGGCTATTGGAACGGGGCTCTTCCTTGGCTCAGCCGGCGTGCTGCGCAGCGCCGGGCCGTCGATGATCCTCGGCTATGCCATCGGTGGGATGATCGCCTTCCTCATCATGCGTCAGCTCGGCGAGATGATCGTCGAGGAGCCGGTTGCGGGATCCTTCAGTCATTTTGCGCACAAATATTGGGCCCCTTATGCAGGCTTTCTCTCCGGTTGGAATTACTGGGTGCTGTATGTCCTGGTGGGGATGGCCGAACTGACCGCGGTGGGCAAGTACGTCCAGTTTTGGTGGCCGGAGGTGCCGACCTGGGCCACCGCTGCGGTGTTTTTTGTGCTGATCAATCTGATCAACCTAGTCAACGTTAAGACCTTTGGTGAGACTGAGTTCTGGTTCGCGATCGTCAAGGTCGGAGCCATTGTCGGCATGATTGCGCTCGGCCTGTACCTCTTGCTGAGCGGCGCGGGTGGCGAACAGGCTAGCTTCAGCAACCTCTGGAGCCACGGCGGGTTCTTCCCCAACGGCATCAGCGGGATGGTCATGGCCTTGGCAATCATCATGTTTTCATTCGGCGGCTTGGAGCTGGTGGGGATCACCGCAGCTGAAGCATCCGACCCGAAGACAGTCATTCCCAAAGCCATCAATCAGGTCGTTTATCGGATTCTGATCTTCTACATTGGCGCGCTCAGCGTTCTGCTCGCGCTCTATCCTTGGGACAGTCTGCTGGAAACGCTGGGTTCGGCCGGCGACCCCTACAGCGGCAGCCCTTTCGTGCAAATCTTTTCACTGATCGGCAGTGACACGGCTGCGCACATTCTCAACTTTGTGGTGCTGACGGCGGCTCTCTCTGTCTATAACAGCGGCGTGTATTGCAACAGTCGCATGCTGTACGGCCTGGCGGAGCAGGGCGATGCGCCGAAGGTGCTGATGACGGTTAACCGTCGTGGGGTGCCGGTGCTTGCAATCGCTGTCTCTGCACTCGTCACCATGCTCTGTGTGCTGGTGAACTACCTGCTGCCGCAAACAGCGCTTGAGTTGCTCATGTCGTTGGTGGTTGCGGCGCTGCTGATCAACTGGGCGATGATCAGTCTCGCCCACTTGAAGTTTCGCAAGGCAATGAAAGCGCAGGGCATCGAGCCTTCGTTCAAGGCTTTTTGGTATCCGCTCAGCAATTACATTTGCCTGGCGTTCGTAGCATTGATTGCCGCGATCATGTTGTCGATGCCCGGTCTGCGAACTTCGATCATCGCGATTCCATTTTGGGCGCTGTTTATCTGGCTGTGCTTCCGGTTGCGGCTTTCGAGCCGGCGTGCCGCGCATGGTTGA
- a CDS encoding aminotransferase yields MSTLNDEFPQIDGLRYLNHAAVSPWPRRASDAVTRFAQQNITIGARDYPQWLAVETRLRNRLARLLNAPTPADIALVKNTSEALSFVAFGLEWKPGDQVVISDEEFPSNRVVWEALRPQGVEVIQVSLKGEDPEGDLLAACGPNVRLLAISAVQYASGLRLDLPRLGEGCEQRGVLLCIDAIQQLGALPFDAQQCRCAFAMADGHKWLLGPEGLGVFYCRSDLRDQLKLHEYGWHMLEHAGDYDRSDWQPASSAQRFECGSPNLLGAMALEASLSLLEEVGIVTVAQALAERIDHLQRELSAMPGAELLSPTDPARRAGILTFRIDGIDNSTLFQRLKEEQVVCALRGGGIRFSPHFYTPPAVIEQSLAVVRGLLAK; encoded by the coding sequence ATGAGTACATTGAATGACGAATTCCCCCAAATCGACGGCTTGCGGTACCTGAATCACGCGGCCGTCTCGCCCTGGCCTCGCCGTGCGAGCGATGCGGTAACCAGATTTGCCCAACAGAACATCACGATTGGCGCGCGCGACTACCCGCAGTGGCTGGCGGTCGAAACCCGTCTGCGAAATCGCCTGGCCAGATTGCTGAACGCACCAACCCCAGCAGACATAGCGCTGGTCAAGAACACCTCGGAAGCACTGTCTTTCGTAGCCTTTGGACTGGAGTGGAAGCCCGGTGACCAGGTCGTCATCAGCGACGAGGAGTTTCCCTCCAACCGTGTAGTTTGGGAGGCGTTGCGGCCGCAAGGGGTCGAGGTCATCCAGGTCAGCCTCAAGGGAGAAGATCCCGAAGGCGACCTGCTCGCGGCCTGCGGGCCGAACGTTCGCTTGCTGGCGATCAGCGCCGTGCAGTACGCGAGCGGCCTGCGGCTAGACCTGCCGCGACTCGGTGAAGGCTGCGAACAACGTGGCGTACTGCTGTGCATCGACGCAATCCAACAGCTGGGCGCGCTGCCATTCGATGCTCAGCAATGCCGGTGCGCATTTGCGATGGCCGACGGACATAAATGGCTGCTGGGCCCAGAAGGCCTGGGTGTGTTCTATTGCCGGAGCGATCTACGCGATCAGCTCAAGCTTCACGAGTACGGCTGGCATATGCTCGAGCACGCCGGCGATTATGACCGCAGCGATTGGCAGCCGGCGAGCAGCGCGCAGCGCTTCGAGTGCGGCAGCCCGAATCTGCTCGGCGCCATGGCATTGGAAGCCAGCCTGTCCTTATTGGAAGAGGTGGGAATAGTCACGGTGGCACAGGCACTGGCCGAACGCATCGACCACCTCCAGCGAGAGCTATCGGCCATGCCGGGGGCCGAATTGCTGAGCCCAACCGATCCAGCTCGGCGAGCCGGCATTCTGACGTTCCGTATCGATGGGATAGACAACTCGACGCTCTTTCAACGCCTCAAGGAGGAGCAGGTCGTCTGTGCGCTTCGTGGTGGAGGGATCAGATTCTCACCACATTTCTACACGCCGCCAGCGGTCATCGAGCAGAGCTTGGCGGTTGTTCGCGGGCTGCTCGCGAAGTGA
- a CDS encoding TetR/AcrR family transcriptional regulator, with product MQNESRKVREFRRREQEILDTALQLFLEQGEDSVTVEMIADRVGIGKGTIYKHFKSKAEIYLRLMLDYERDLNELLHSPSLDQDKEALSRAYFEFRMGDPQRYRLFDRLEEKVVKGNQVPEMVEELHRIRASNFEHLTQLIKGRIAEGKLEDVPPYFHYCAAWALVHGAVALYHSPFWSNVLEDQEGFFQFLMDIGVRMGNKRKRD from the coding sequence ATGCAAAATGAATCCCGTAAGGTCCGCGAATTTCGCCGTCGCGAACAAGAGATTCTCGACACGGCGCTCCAGTTGTTCCTCGAACAGGGAGAAGACAGCGTCACCGTCGAGATGATCGCCGACAGGGTGGGGATCGGCAAAGGCACCATCTACAAGCACTTCAAATCAAAGGCCGAAATCTACCTGCGGCTGATGCTCGACTACGAGCGGGATCTGAACGAGCTGCTGCATTCACCGAGTCTTGATCAGGACAAAGAAGCGCTGTCTCGCGCCTACTTCGAGTTTCGCATGGGCGATCCCCAGCGCTATCGGTTGTTCGACCGTCTCGAGGAAAAGGTGGTCAAGGGTAATCAGGTACCGGAAATGGTCGAGGAGCTGCACCGTATCCGTGCCTCCAACTTCGAGCACCTAACTCAGCTGATCAAAGGGCGCATTGCCGAAGGAAAGCTGGAGGACGTGCCGCCTTATTTCCACTATTGCGCAGCCTGGGCCTTGGTACATGGGGCTGTAGCGCTCTACCACTCGCCGTTCTGGAGCAATGTTCTGGAGGATCAAGAAGGCTTCTTCCAGTTTCTTATGGATATCGGCGTGCGTATGGGCAACAAGCGCAAGCGAGACTAG
- a CDS encoding sensor histidine kinase → MATASSELFRLGQQTVEARAVLAALHKELNDTNAQLVDSQQMEQLIEANQQLVLATLLAQSDAKRSQLTQAEQQLYEDMREANEQLVTAALSAKDLQASAELALEQQRQVLALVAHELRNPLTPISMIAGRLGRVPSEELPRMQALIEGQVRHMSRLVEDLLDLARASTGKFRLKCCVVDLVQIIHEAVDLCSPVMIARNIHLSTILPDGELAINGDPMRLAQILGNLLGNAAKYTPVGGSVSLLATAEADMVEVSIRDNGIGITAQALPFIFEPFVQDVNAVGFNGAGLGIGLTVVRELVKAHGGTVTGKSEGSGKGSELVVRLPLVKHHTSLGR, encoded by the coding sequence ATGGCTACCGCCTCCAGCGAACTGTTCCGACTCGGGCAGCAAACCGTTGAAGCGCGTGCGGTGCTGGCGGCATTGCATAAAGAGCTCAACGACACCAACGCCCAGCTCGTCGACAGTCAGCAGATGGAGCAGCTGATCGAGGCCAACCAGCAATTGGTTCTAGCGACCCTGTTAGCGCAGTCGGATGCAAAAAGATCGCAGCTCACGCAAGCAGAGCAGCAGCTATATGAGGATATGCGTGAAGCCAACGAACAGTTGGTTACGGCCGCCTTGAGCGCAAAAGACCTACAGGCCTCAGCCGAACTCGCCCTGGAGCAGCAACGCCAGGTACTCGCATTGGTAGCTCACGAACTGCGCAATCCCCTGACTCCCATCAGCATGATCGCAGGGCGTCTGGGTCGTGTGCCCAGTGAGGAGCTGCCGCGAATGCAGGCCTTGATCGAGGGACAGGTGCGCCACATGTCTCGACTGGTAGAAGATCTGCTCGACCTCGCGCGCGCCAGCACCGGCAAGTTTCGACTCAAATGTTGCGTTGTCGATCTGGTTCAGATCATCCATGAAGCTGTAGATCTCTGCAGTCCGGTAATGATCGCGCGCAACATACACTTGAGCACAATACTCCCCGACGGGGAGCTGGCAATAAACGGCGACCCCATGCGGCTCGCCCAGATTCTTGGCAACCTGTTGGGTAATGCGGCCAAGTACACGCCGGTCGGTGGCTCGGTCAGCCTTTTGGCGACTGCCGAAGCGGACATGGTGGAGGTCAGCATTCGCGATAACGGCATCGGGATCACAGCACAAGCGCTACCGTTCATTTTCGAGCCATTCGTGCAGGATGTGAATGCGGTTGGTTTCAACGGCGCAGGGCTGGGCATCGGTCTGACGGTAGTGCGCGAGTTGGTCAAGGCACACGGCGGGACGGTGACCGGCAAGAGTGAGGGAAGCGGTAAAGGAAGTGAGCTGGTCGTGAGGCTTCCTTTGGTGAAGCATCACACTTCGTTGGGACGCTGA
- a CDS encoding protein kinase gives MSTKATINRLATGVPGLDEVLGGGLPEFSFNLIAGPPGCGKTTLAHQMMFALATPERPALFFTVLGEPPLKMLRYQQQFEFFDSEAINKSIRYINLADDTLAGDLDEVLRRIVSEVESHSPALVFVDSFRSVVLASQTQNNPNNNLPQFVQQLGMLMTTWQATTFLIGEYFTETDTNPIFTVADGLIWLRQSVQRNSMVRKMEIMKMRGQPTLPGLHTFRIATSGIKVFAPAASSTVEAPRTFPMKRLNMGVPRLDDMMGGGLPRGYSLLVAGPSGSGKSILAASFLAEGVRNGETGVIAVFEQRPNRSQNATLADLIKHDQVGLVDSRAPDLSIDEIVSQLLSEIDRLKATRVVIDSLSGFELPLAPTFREDYRESLSRMVTALTSVGVSVLMTSELEDRYTDLRFSPYGTAFLTDAIIVQRYIEVESRLLRIMAVAKVRASSHSDELRLYRIDDDGLQIGEMLSDQEGLLGGRPTQRRLSGNVG, from the coding sequence ATGAGCACCAAAGCGACTATCAACCGCCTAGCCACCGGTGTGCCGGGGTTGGACGAAGTGCTTGGCGGAGGGTTGCCGGAGTTTTCCTTCAACCTGATCGCTGGCCCCCCAGGCTGTGGCAAAACCACCCTGGCTCACCAGATGATGTTCGCGCTGGCGACCCCAGAACGCCCCGCGCTTTTTTTTACGGTGCTCGGTGAGCCACCGCTGAAAATGCTGCGCTATCAACAGCAGTTCGAGTTTTTCGACAGCGAAGCGATTAACAAGTCGATCCGCTACATCAACCTGGCTGACGACACCCTCGCCGGCGATCTGGACGAAGTGCTGCGGCGTATCGTCAGCGAAGTCGAAAGCCATTCGCCCGCGCTGGTGTTCGTCGATTCGTTCCGTTCGGTAGTGCTGGCAAGCCAGACCCAGAACAACCCGAACAACAATCTGCCGCAGTTCGTTCAACAACTGGGCATGCTGATGACCACTTGGCAGGCAACGACCTTTCTGATTGGTGAGTACTTCACCGAAACCGATACCAACCCGATTTTCACCGTGGCCGATGGGCTGATCTGGTTGCGCCAGAGCGTTCAGCGCAATTCCATGGTACGTAAGATGGAAATCATGAAGATGCGCGGCCAGCCAACGTTGCCCGGGTTGCACACGTTCCGCATCGCCACATCGGGAATCAAGGTATTTGCACCCGCGGCGTCTAGTACCGTCGAGGCACCGCGAACCTTCCCTATGAAGCGCCTGAACATGGGCGTACCGCGGCTCGACGATATGATGGGCGGGGGCCTCCCTCGGGGCTACTCACTGCTCGTGGCCGGGCCATCGGGTTCTGGTAAAAGCATTCTGGCTGCTTCTTTTCTCGCCGAGGGTGTTCGCAATGGCGAAACCGGGGTCATCGCCGTATTCGAACAACGACCCAATCGCTCGCAAAATGCCACCCTTGCCGATTTGATCAAGCACGACCAAGTCGGTTTGGTCGACAGTCGTGCCCCGGACCTATCCATCGATGAAATCGTTTCTCAGCTGTTGAGCGAGATCGACCGATTGAAGGCGACCCGCGTGGTAATCGATTCCCTCTCTGGCTTCGAGCTGCCGCTGGCACCTACATTCCGTGAAGACTATCGGGAATCGCTTTCAAGGATGGTCACCGCACTGACCTCTGTTGGGGTCAGTGTGCTGATGACCTCGGAGCTCGAAGATCGCTACACGGACTTGCGATTCAGCCCTTACGGTACGGCCTTTCTCACCGACGCCATCATCGTCCAACGTTATATAGAAGTAGAGAGCCGCTTGTTGCGCATCATGGCGGTGGCCAAGGTGCGCGCCAGCAGTCATTCGGATGAGTTACGCCTGTATCGCATTGACGATGACGGTCTACAGATCGGTGAGATGTTGTCAGATCAAGAAGGTCTGCTCGGAGGCCGACCTACCCAACGGCGTCTCAGTGGGAACGTGGGGTGA
- a CDS encoding DUF4823 domain-containing protein produces the protein MNVFSLIVAALLLSGCMKVSDMAEGTRHQLRDVGILDHSETVRSASWRLQPDSFIYIAQGHFVPPGGAYPRPNVVAEEAFESFVLYFPLVRRAPEPVGLEEALNQAAIAGAHYLLYTRFAAADDRIGSFDEFDDQRALDRLGVDTSTVQLMLIETGNRYLADTASIRSRGGLLNIYDATPQVLLGPPLRDYARRLIGLGR, from the coding sequence ATGAATGTGTTTAGCCTTATCGTGGCCGCACTCCTGTTAAGCGGCTGCATGAAGGTAAGCGACATGGCTGAGGGGACCCGCCATCAGCTGCGCGACGTTGGTATTCTCGACCATAGCGAGACTGTCAGGTCCGCCTCGTGGCGCCTGCAGCCCGACTCGTTCATCTACATTGCGCAGGGTCACTTCGTTCCCCCAGGTGGCGCCTATCCGCGCCCGAACGTAGTAGCCGAAGAGGCGTTTGAGAGCTTTGTTCTGTACTTTCCGCTGGTCCGGCGTGCTCCAGAACCTGTAGGACTGGAAGAAGCATTGAACCAGGCGGCAATCGCTGGTGCCCATTACTTGCTGTACACACGATTCGCCGCAGCAGACGACCGTATCGGCAGTTTCGATGAGTTTGATGACCAACGCGCGCTTGATCGACTGGGTGTTGATACGAGCACGGTTCAGTTGATGCTGATCGAGACCGGCAATAGGTATCTGGCCGATACGGCAAGTATTCGCAGTCGCGGCGGATTGCTAAACATCTATGACGCGACACCGCAGGTCTTGTTGGGTCCGCCCTTGCGTGATTACGCCCGGCGTCTGATAGGCCTGGGGCGCTGA
- a CDS encoding DUF1285 domain-containing protein: protein MSDAGKAANLLSQIPKAEKKGLPPVHLWNPPFCGDLDMRIMRDGSWFYQGTPIGRPAMVRLFSTVIRRDGDDYFLVTPVEKVGIKVDDAPFVAVELVAEGSGEAQVLRFITNVGDETEAGAEHPIRVELDPDTQEPAPYVHVRANLEALIHRNVFYQLVELAVPREIDGGDWLGVWSQGQFFPIGRSE from the coding sequence ATGAGCGATGCGGGAAAAGCTGCGAATCTGTTGAGTCAGATTCCCAAAGCCGAGAAGAAAGGCTTGCCACCGGTGCACCTGTGGAATCCGCCGTTCTGTGGTGATCTGGACATGCGGATCATGCGCGACGGTAGCTGGTTCTACCAGGGCACGCCTATCGGGCGGCCTGCTATGGTGCGACTGTTTTCCACGGTGATCCGGCGAGACGGCGATGATTACTTCCTGGTGACCCCAGTCGAGAAGGTCGGCATCAAGGTGGATGATGCGCCGTTCGTGGCGGTTGAACTGGTGGCAGAGGGAAGCGGAGAAGCCCAGGTGCTGCGCTTTATCACCAATGTCGGCGACGAAACCGAAGCGGGAGCAGAGCACCCAATCCGGGTCGAGCTAGATCCGGATACTCAGGAGCCAGCACCCTACGTTCATGTGCGGGCCAACCTCGAAGCGCTGATTCATCGCAACGTGTTCTACCAGTTGGTGGAACTGGCCGTGCCGCGTGAAATCGATGGCGGCGATTGGCTGGGGGTCTGGAGCCAAGGCCAGTTTTTCCCGATCGGTCGCTCCGAGTAG
- a CDS encoding SAM-dependent methyltransferase, giving the protein MLTCPICHAELSAADNGVACPANHRFDRARQGYLNLLPVQHKNSRDPGDNQAMVEARQRFLEGGYYAPLARRLAQLAGERSPSRWLDIGCGEGYYTAQIAQALPDADGYALDISREAVKRACKRAPQIEWLVASMARVPLADASCDLLASVFSPLDWTEARRLLAPGGGLLRMGPTSEHLWELRGLLYDEVRDYDDQKHLSLIPEGMHLAHSETLSFELQLDDPQARADLLAMTPHGWRASAERRAAVIQAPLHVRVAIRYDWIQRD; this is encoded by the coding sequence ATGCTGACCTGTCCTATCTGCCACGCCGAGCTCAGCGCGGCGGACAACGGCGTCGCCTGCCCGGCTAATCACCGATTCGATCGGGCCCGCCAGGGCTATCTCAATCTGCTGCCAGTGCAGCACAAGAACAGCCGCGACCCGGGCGACAACCAGGCCATGGTCGAGGCGCGGCAGCGCTTCCTCGAGGGGGGTTACTACGCACCGCTGGCGAGGCGACTGGCACAGCTGGCAGGCGAACGCTCACCGAGTCGCTGGCTGGATATCGGCTGTGGCGAAGGTTATTACACAGCGCAGATTGCTCAGGCTTTGCCCGATGCGGACGGCTACGCGCTGGACATCTCCCGTGAAGCCGTCAAACGCGCCTGTAAGCGTGCGCCGCAGATCGAGTGGCTGGTAGCAAGCATGGCACGGGTGCCACTGGCTGATGCCAGCTGCGATCTGCTGGCCAGTGTATTCAGCCCGCTGGACTGGACCGAAGCACGGCGTCTGCTAGCACCCGGCGGCGGTCTGCTGCGCATGGGTCCGACTAGCGAGCACTTATGGGAATTGCGAGGTCTGCTGTACGACGAAGTCCGCGACTACGACGATCAGAAGCATCTTTCGCTGATCCCCGAAGGCATGCACCTCGCTCACAGCGAGACACTGTCCTTCGAGCTGCAACTGGATGACCCACAAGCCCGTGCTGATCTACTGGCGATGACCCCGCACGGTTGGCGCGCCAGCGCCGAACGCCGCGCAGCAGTCATCCAAGCGCCATTGCACGTACGGGTTGCGATACGCTATGACTGGATTCAGCGAGACTGA